The Solanum lycopersicum chromosome 6, SLM_r2.1 genome has a window encoding:
- the LOC101250519 gene encoding protein AGENET DOMAIN (AGD)-CONTAINING P1-like, producing the protein MARIKVTERNSEERSESRTEMLSEYIKSIAFKKQQITKVFQKGDKIEVASQVYGFVGSYYEATIVSSIGAYHYKIKYKNLLTDDESAPLEEMFTSAAIRPVPPHRDETMSENGFRLYDMVDVFANDGWWFGFISGKIGEEHYVYFPTTADNIAYPRDVLRFHQEWSNGKWIFLPRQGKIFDLH; encoded by the coding sequence ATGGCAAGAATCAAAGTGACAGAAAGAAATTCAGAGGAACGTAGCGAATCGAGAACGGAAATGCTCTCAGAGTATATAAAATCAATAGCATTCAAGAAACAACAGATAACAAAAGTATTCCAAAAGGGGGATAAAATTGAAGTGGCAAGTCAAGTATATGGCTTCGTAGGTTCTTACTACGAAGCAACTATTGTTTCTTCAATTGGCGCTTACCATTACAAAATCAAGTACAAGAATCTGTTGACTGATGATGAATCTGCACCACTGGAAGAGATGTTCACTTCAGCCGCGATCCGCCCTGTTCCGCCTCATCGAGATGAAACAATGTCAGAAAACGGATTCCGTCTGTACGATATGGTTGATGTGTTTGCCAACGATGGATGGTGGTTTGGATTTATCAGTGGGAAAATCGGAGAAGAGCACTATGTCTACTTCCCTACAACTGCAGATAACATTGCATATCCTCGCGATGTACTGAGATTTCATCAAGAATGGTCTAATGGCAAATGGATATTTCTTCCACGACAAGGAAAGATTTTCGACTTGCATTAA